The Verrucomicrobiota bacterium genome segment TCGGCGAGGGCAAACTCGCGGAAGTCCTGGGGCCGCGCGCCGTGCAGCGCGACCGCTTTGCGCGGCTGCTCCGCTATCGCGGCGACATGAACAAGGAATTCGCGAGTTACGCTCCGGACGGACGCGAAATCATCGAATCGTTCGTACGCGGCGTGAATTTCTTCATCGAATTCAGCCGCGACAGACTTCCCATCGAATTTCAACTCACCGGAATCAAGCCGGAGCCCTGGACGCCCGCAGTCTGCGTGACGCGCATGGCCGGCTACATCATGACGCGCAACGCCGGGATGGAAGTGGCGCGCGCCCGATTGATCCGCGAGTTGGGTGTCAAGACGGTCGAAGAATTGGTCCCGACCGATCCTTACCGCCCGCTGGAAGTTCCGTCTGGTCTGGACCTGGAAGGGATCGATGCCCGCATTCTCGCGAACGCTACAGGCGCCGGCGCGGCCAGCCGGTTCGATCCGCTCGACGGCAGCAATAACTGGGTCGTGGATGGCACGCGCACGACGACCGGCAAACCGCTCCTCGCGAGCGATCCGCATCGTCCGATCATGCTGCCGAGCCTGCGGTATATGGTGCATTTGGTCGGACCGGGTTGGAACGTGATCGGCAGCGGCGAACCAGCGCTGCCCGGCGTCGCGATCGGCCACAACGAACGCATCGGCTGGGGCATCACCATTTACGGGATCGACCAGCAGGATCTCTATGTGGAGGAAACGAATCCGGACAATCCTGACGAATATCGCCGGCGCGGGCGTTGGGTGCCGATGCGCGTGGAGCGCGAGCACATCAAAGTGAAAGGCGCGGCGCAACCGGTCGAAGTGACGCTCAAATTCACGGCGCACGGCCCGGTGATCTACGAAGATGCGAATCGCCACCGCGCGTATGCGTTGCGCTGGGTGGGGAGCGAACCGGGATCGGCCGGTTATCTCGCGTCGCTGTCCGTGGGCCGCGCGCGGA includes the following:
- a CDS encoding penicillin acylase family protein, producing MRSPSVALLAFLAELAFVSSVPAALSADDLQARARNALAQTAGEISVPGLRRPVKVLRDSWGVAHIYAETQSDLFFTQGFVAAQDRLWQLDLWRRVGEGKLAEVLGPRAVQRDRFARLLRYRGDMNKEFASYAPDGREIIESFVRGVNFFIEFSRDRLPIEFQLTGIKPEPWTPAVCVTRMAGYIMTRNAGMEVARARLIRELGVKTVEELVPTDPYRPLEVPSGLDLEGIDARILANATGAGAASRFDPLDGSNNWVVDGTRTTTGKPLLASDPHRPIMLPSLRYMVHLVGPGWNVIGSGEPALPGVAIGHNERIGWGITIYGIDQQDLYVEETNPDNPDEYRRRGRWVPMRVEREHIKVKGAAQPVEVTLKFTAHGPVIYEDANRHRAYALRWVGSEPGSAGYLASLSVGRARNWKEFERALQRWKVPSLNFVYGDVDGNIGWHVGGLAPVRKGWFGLLPVPGAEGRYEWRGFLRATQLPHSYNPASHFLASANNKLIPPGYRQELGYDFAAPFRYQRIEEVLGAGTRQSEAASVAVGRRVLSEPNDERSFHEPGRDGFHSVPELTQRSEEPIQGRGGTRPYQFMGHRHGFETKEAFHGLAARRDGLAL